In one window of Vallitalea okinawensis DNA:
- a CDS encoding leucine-rich repeat protein: MKRNIILGILATLLVVIISGFHYLEVDANGYVDGTITIDETFTSGSLGDAIETVVSDLDAVTSLTITEGVVNSTDFNWIGANLIYIEKLEIIENATVDSGTDSSVDTDTADNTVRANRIMTVGEFEYLTEITISSATALGEYAFNGCYELEEVSLPNVVTVGKGAFDSTNLTSISLPLATTLGDNAFAYCLSLKSVSLPNVITVGNGAFTYAEELTSVSLPSATILGDEAFAYCASLESIDLPKVITVSDAAFACDNKLTSVTLPSATTIEDEAFIDCESLESIDLPKVITVGKSAFRDNYSLSSINLPLATTIEYYAFDSCNALESVSLPKVETVGEGAFRQSNLTSISLPSATTLGDSAFYACEVLESVSLPIVETVGDGAFEDAYELTSVSLPYATTIGDKAFSDCFELASVDMPMVETIGIYAFEFNWELTSLEFPELTSLGTGAFLECNVLKSIDIPKLEIIPDSAFENNYSLVSVSAAEATTIETKGFKYASSLTDVYFPKVTTIGSSAFDWCNSLVSIELPSVTSMDSKAFIDCSSLNDLTLGATVPSVQSNTFSNTSTDSPTIRVPYGSATSYLKDTSDGDGTDSEWYGWAIYEMSNDTTLIDLSISTGTLDPMFDSNITEYTIDVTNDITSIEVTPTVTSSATVTMEGEQVTSGEVAEVALSVGANEINIVVTAEDGSTSETVITVMREGNNDATLSGLNISTGALAPTFDSSITDYVVDVTNDIKSIEITPTVTSTATVTVEGEEVTSGEAAEVALSVGTNEINIVVTAEDGSTTSETVITVTRAFSNDVKISALNISSGTLNPTFNSNTTIYEIDVTNDITIIEVTPAVTTNATVTVEGEEVTSGEAAEVALSIGTNEINIVVTAEDGSTTAETVITVIRAGNDDASLSDLSISRGTLDPTFDSSIAEYRAGVANGISSIEVTPIVNDSNATVTVEGEEVISGQAAEVALSVGANEINIVVTAQDGNTTAETILTVTRATSSNKNSGNSSSDSTTEATDTTDIIIEQFESEKGEAVVEVTVEDNETISEDVFETLKEEGGKLVIDGDWYQWEFDGQSEVEEEVNADFEPSIEIVDKDEVDIELDDEKGFIIKTKYEGKLPIKAKIKFKVEKFANDQTVYMYYYNETTGKLELSGTAVNEDGQAEFEITHCSIYTITEKPVLKEGYENIAYVSGYSDGTFRPDQSLSRAEAAVMLSRLLESEGIQGESKFSDTDMWAEEEIVILSELDVINGYSDDTFKPNNDITRGELAVIMSKILGLDINEDKAGFTDTENHWAENAIGALREDGIVNGYSDGSFKPDAVVTRVEAIAMINRVFEREDDEAKVYDNLFSDIDNNHWAFYLIMNAAGQ; this comes from the coding sequence ATGAAGAGAAATATTATACTAGGTATATTAGCCACATTATTGGTAGTTATAATCAGTGGGTTCCATTACCTAGAAGTAGATGCAAACGGTTACGTAGATGGTACAATTACCATAGACGAAACATTTACTTCTGGTAGTCTAGGAGATGCAATAGAAACTGTAGTATCTGATCTTGATGCTGTTACATCCTTAACAATCACAGAAGGAGTTGTCAATAGCACCGACTTTAATTGGATTGGTGCCAATCTGATTTATATTGAGAAGTTGGAAATTATTGAAAATGCAACAGTGGATAGTGGAACGGACTCATCGGTAGATACGGATACTGCTGACAATACCGTGCGAGCAAATAGAATTATGACTGTAGGGGAATTTGAGTATTTAACAGAAATAACAATTTCATCAGCTACAGCCCTTGGGGAATATGCTTTTAATGGTTGCTATGAATTGGAGGAAGTGTCTCTACCTAACGTTGTTACAGTTGGTAAGGGGGCATTTGATAGCACCAATCTTACTAGTATAAGTTTACCCTTGGCTACAACTTTAGGAGATAATGCATTTGCTTACTGTTTATCATTGAAGAGTGTGTCGCTACCCAATGTTATCACAGTTGGCAATGGAGCATTTACATATGCCGAGGAGCTCACTAGTGTAAGTTTACCATCAGCTACTATTCTGGGAGATGAAGCATTTGCTTACTGTGCATCATTGGAAAGCATAGACCTACCCAAGGTTATCACAGTTAGTGATGCAGCATTTGCATGTGACAATAAACTTACTAGTGTAACTTTACCATCAGCTACAACAATAGAGGATGAGGCATTTATTGACTGTGAATCATTGGAGAGCATAGATCTACCTAAAGTAATTACAGTTGGTAAAAGTGCGTTTAGAGATAATTATAGCCTTAGTAGCATAAACTTGCCATTGGCTACTACCATAGAATATTATGCATTTGATTCATGTAATGCATTGGAGAGTGTATCTCTACCTAAAGTAGAAACAGTTGGTGAAGGGGCATTTAGACAGAGTAATCTGACCAGTATAAGTTTACCATCGGCTACTACCTTGGGAGATAGTGCATTTTATGCCTGTGAAGTATTGGAGAGTGTGTCCCTACCTATAGTAGAAACAGTTGGTGATGGAGCATTTGAAGATGCCTATGAACTTACTAGTGTAAGTCTACCATATGCTACTACCATAGGAGACAAAGCATTTAGCGATTGTTTTGAACTAGCTAGTGTGGATATGCCGATGGTAGAAACTATTGGAATTTATGCTTTTGAGTTTAATTGGGAACTAACGTCACTTGAATTTCCAGAGCTTACTAGCTTGGGAACTGGAGCCTTTCTTGAATGTAATGTATTGAAAAGTATAGACATACCAAAACTTGAGATTATTCCAGATTCTGCATTTGAAAATAACTACTCACTAGTCAGCGTAAGCGCAGCTGAAGCTACAACTATTGAAACTAAAGGATTTAAATATGCTTCAAGCTTAACTGATGTATATTTTCCAAAAGTCACTACAATAGGCTCATCAGCCTTTGATTGGTGTAATTCCTTGGTCAGTATCGAATTACCTTCTGTAACATCTATGGATAGTAAGGCATTTATTGACTGTTCTTCGTTAAATGATCTTACTTTGGGTGCAACAGTTCCTAGTGTCCAATCTAATACATTCAGCAACACTAGTACGGATTCACCAACTATTCGTGTACCCTATGGAAGTGCAACGTCATACTTGAAAGATACATCCGATGGTGACGGAACGGATAGTGAATGGTATGGCTGGGCTATATATGAAATGAGTAATGACACTACATTAATTGACCTAAGTATAAGCACAGGAACATTAGACCCAATGTTTGATAGTAATATTACGGAATATACGATAGACGTTACCAATGACATAACAAGTATAGAAGTAACGCCAACAGTAACCAGTAGTGCAACGGTAACAATGGAAGGTGAACAAGTAACAAGTGGAGAAGTAGCAGAAGTAGCACTAAGTGTAGGAGCAAATGAGATAAATATTGTTGTAACAGCCGAAGACGGTAGTACATCGGAGACTGTGATAACAGTGATGAGGGAAGGCAATAATGATGCAACATTAAGTGGCTTGAATATAAGCACAGGAGCATTAGCACCTACATTTGATAGTAGTATTACTGATTATGTCGTAGATGTAACCAATGACATAAAAAGCATAGAAATAACGCCAACAGTAACCAGTACTGCAACAGTAACAGTGGAAGGTGAAGAAGTAACAAGTGGAGAAGCAGCAGAAGTAGCACTTAGCGTAGGAACAAATGAGATAAATATTGTTGTAACAGCTGAAGACGGTAGTACAACATCGGAGACTGTAATTACAGTGACTAGGGCATTTAGTAACGATGTAAAGATAAGTGCTTTGAATATAAGCTCTGGAACACTAAACCCGACATTTAATAGCAATACTACAATTTATGAGATTGATGTGACCAATGACATAACAATAATAGAAGTAACGCCAGCAGTAACCACTAATGCAACAGTAACAGTGGAAGGTGAAGAAGTAACAAGTGGAGAAGCAGCAGAAGTAGCACTTAGCATAGGAACAAATGAGATAAATATTGTTGTAACAGCCGAAGATGGCAGTACAACAGCGGAGACTGTGATAACTGTGATAAGGGCAGGAAATGATGACGCTTCATTAAGTGATTTGAGTATAAGTAGAGGAACATTAGATCCCACATTTGATAGCAGTATAGCTGAGTACAGAGCTGGTGTAGCAAATGGCATATCAAGTATAGAAGTAACTCCAATAGTAAATGACAGTAATGCAACAGTAACAGTCGAAGGAGAAGAAGTAATAAGTGGACAAGCCGCAGAAGTAGCACTAAGTGTAGGAGCAAATGAAATAAATATTGTGGTAACAGCCCAGGATGGTAATACAACAGCAGAGACTATACTCACAGTAACAAGGGCAACTTCGAGTAACAAAAATAGTGGCAACAGTAGCAGTGATAGTACAACAGAAGCTACAGACACTACTGATATTATTATAGAACAGTTTGAAAGCGAAAAAGGGGAAGCAGTAGTCGAAGTTACAGTGGAAGATAATGAGACCATTTCAGAAGATGTATTTGAAACCTTAAAAGAAGAAGGTGGAAAATTAGTTATTGATGGTGACTGGTATCAGTGGGAATTTGATGGTCAGTCAGAAGTTGAAGAGGAAGTTAATGCGGACTTTGAACCTTCTATAGAGATTGTTGATAAAGATGAAGTGGATATAGAACTAGATGATGAAAAAGGCTTTATTATCAAGACAAAATATGAAGGTAAATTACCAATTAAAGCTAAGATAAAATTTAAGGTAGAAAAATTTGCAAATGATCAAACAGTCTACATGTATTATTATAACGAAACAACAGGGAAGCTTGAACTTTCAGGAACTGCAGTTAATGAAGATGGTCAGGCTGAGTTTGAGATTACCCATTGTTCCATTTATACAATCACTGAAAAACCTGTACTTAAAGAAGGATACGAGAATATTGCATATGTTAGTGGGTACAGTGATGGTACCTTCCGCCCAGATCAATCTCTATCTAGAGCAGAAGCAGCAGTTATGCTAAGTAGATTATTAGAGAGTGAAGGTATACAGGGAGAAAGTAAATTTTCTGATACTGATATGTGGGCAGAGGAAGAAATCGTTATACTTAGTGAGTTAGATGTGATTAATGGTTATTCAGATGATACATTTAAACCTAATAATGATATCACAAGAGGGGAACTAGCAGTTATTATGTCAAAGATTTTAGGGCTTGACATAAACGAAGACAAAGCAGGTTTTACCGATACAGAGAATCATTGGGCTGAAAATGCTATTGGTGCATTACGAGAAGATGGTATAGTAAATGGATACAGTGATGGTAGCTTCAAACCTGATGCTGTAGTAACACGTGTTGAAGCCATAGCTATGATAAACAGGGTCTTTGAAAGAGAAGATGATGAAGCAAAGGTTTATGATAACCTATTTAGTGATATAGATAATAACCACTGGGCATTTTATTTAATCATGAATGCAGCAGGACAATAA
- a CDS encoding TetR/AcrR family transcriptional regulator: MILIYKKSAKTEKRKADKKQKIYETSLELFLEKGYYNTSIRDIISKLDISIGSFYNYFANKEELFLEIYEDFSNRIFQIVWKATDTYLEKPLEYIVRSISITLLMIHKYRREAILLRLKEVGNNKLFEDNVRKFTEYAYLGTEKTLERFRDNHNLKIMDIKITAICFISSIDAIILYMLKNEVEQEISELAIPLISYNLNSLGIDFDKKIVETIYNELEKKFESDVFFTNE; the protein is encoded by the coding sequence GTGATACTTATCTATAAAAAAAGTGCTAAAACTGAAAAAAGAAAAGCAGATAAAAAGCAAAAGATTTATGAAACATCATTAGAGCTTTTCTTAGAAAAGGGTTATTATAATACCTCTATCAGAGATATTATTTCCAAATTAGATATCTCTATTGGAAGTTTTTACAATTACTTTGCTAATAAAGAAGAGTTATTCCTTGAAATTTATGAGGATTTCTCCAATAGGATATTTCAAATAGTTTGGAAAGCCACTGATACATATCTTGAAAAACCTTTGGAATATATTGTTAGAAGCATTTCAATAACTTTATTAATGATTCATAAATATAGAAGAGAAGCCATTCTATTAAGACTAAAGGAAGTAGGAAATAATAAGTTATTTGAAGATAATGTTAGGAAATTTACAGAATATGCTTATTTAGGTACGGAAAAAACACTAGAAAGATTTCGAGATAACCACAATCTAAAAATTATGGATATAAAAATAACTGCGATATGCTTCATAAGTTCTATTGACGCTATTATATTATATATGTTAAAGAATGAAGTAGAACAAGAAATCTCTGAACTTGCTATTCCACTTATTAGTTATAATCTAAACTCGCTAGGTATTGATTTTGATAAAAAAATAGTAGAAACAATATATAACGAGTTAGAGAAAAAGTTTGAGTCAGATGTCTTTTTTACTAATGAATAA
- a CDS encoding pyridoxamine 5'-phosphate oxidase family protein, whose product MKSKDLIKEVLNNQLLMTLSTVTREGNAKSRLLEFAINNDNNALYILTHNQSNKINEIKFNEKVYITIYSGANTLDEIAGISYINIDGIAKIIDEKKEFELGTNLVFEKYPMLKDFLTDLTEMNLVKVIFSSVFVPNETGMMDEIKY is encoded by the coding sequence ATGAAATCAAAAGATTTAATTAAAGAAGTACTTAACAATCAATTACTTATGACATTATCAACTGTTACAAGAGAAGGGAACGCTAAATCAAGATTATTAGAATTTGCAATAAATAACGACAATAACGCTTTATACATTCTCACACATAATCAAAGTAACAAAATTAATGAGATTAAATTTAATGAAAAAGTGTATATAACAATATATAGTGGTGCAAATACACTTGATGAAATAGCTGGTATTTCATATATTAATATAGATGGAATAGCAAAAATCATTGATGAAAAGAAAGAATTTGAATTAGGAACTAATCTAGTGTTTGAAAAGTATCCAATGTTAAAAGATTTCCTTACAGACCTTACTGAGATGAATCTAGTTAAAGTTATATTTTCATCTGTATTCGTACCAAATGAAACTGGTATGATGGATGAGATTAAATACTAA